From the genome of Penaeus chinensis breed Huanghai No. 1 chromosome 13, ASM1920278v2, whole genome shotgun sequence:
aacactagtaaaaaatacattttcccaccaattcaaggaaaggtgaaatccggtagggcagagccatctatgtgtagagacatttcacaaaaaatataaaaaatgagcacatcattttccccattttttactcattttcctcggcagcaatgggttaatttaTACATGGTCAAATTCATTCACATTTCTAATGATTAAGATGACAAATAGTCATTAAATGCAGATTAAGAACAGAGCTAAATCATAGATAATTGATAAACGTATATTTATTAAGGTACTCAAGTTCTTTTATGGCATAATGTAACAAGACAAATAGCATGTATTGCAAGATTTTTATTTATGCACTTTCTGGTTATTTAAGGCAAAAAGTAAAAAGCAATCTATTACCACTTGCACCCACAGTATCACAATTTTATTACATCATGTAACCAAGAGTGGCCAGATTTAAACAATGAACACCATGCAATATCATTCAGAGATCCTCAACAGCAGAGGAACAATGTATTTTTCATACATTTAATAATATATGAAGTCATAAAATATTATGAGATTTAAGAGTAACAATTGTCTTTTAAGTTAAATAGACAAATTATGTTAAAACAGTATGAGATTATGGTTAACAGGGCAGTGGAATCAGCACTACTTTTACATCAATAATCTTACTTTTTTTGGCTTTTTAAAAAGTAGATGATGTAAAGGTAACTGCAAGATGCGCAAGGATGAATTTTATCATTTAAGATAAAGTCATACTTGGGAACACATTTGGCAATGAACATGGGATACATAACATTAAATTGCATAATACTTAGTCTATGAGCACCATGGATAACAAAGAACGCTGTTAAGTTGGTCAGAAGTAAGGTTTAATTGGACACAAACATTAACTGAACTATGGCAATGACGACAAAAAATCAGGCATGAAAGTACACCTGTATGTCTTATTCAGGTATCTAGAAATTAGTTTTAAGCGTTCATATTAAATGAAAGTGGAATGTGTCCATATTAATCTTCTTTTGGCTGTGTAAGAAACTACATTTTTGCCATGTTAACTTATTTATGCAAAAGCCTTTTAAAGTGATCATGTGTCGTctactaataatattttatttctgaCCTACtattcatgattattgtttttctttaactTGCACAAATTAAGCAGCTGATCAACACATTCAGGGTGTATCACATATGAATACTGTTACATTTTTTTAGCATCTTCAAACATAAGGGGACGGAAATGTTATATTTACTTGgtcctatttttgttatttctagtctgtctatcaatcttggAGATGTGTAGTTTCTTCTCCAGGTCTTGGATAAGCTGCTCAGGAAGAGCCATATTCCTGGAAGATAAAATgatgtataaataacaatatgggaaaaaaaactacaatattcCAATCGTTGTGTAGGAAATGTTATCACTACCTTTACCAGTATTACAAATTAAAGTGAAGTCTATGGCAAATTCGTGATTATTTGAATGTGTAATCGTATATTACAAtatcaaacaacaataataacgttcATTATACAACAGGTGACAGCAAACATTACTttaatatgtaatcatatatataaatgatatttgtGTTGTCAACAAGAGCCGAAATTTTATCCCCGCGTGATAACCCTCTCTGGAAAGAAAAATTAGAATACTATGATATAATTAAAATCAACTGTAAAATGtgtgaaagaaaatgacaatttCCAAATTGCCagcgatgtatttgaccgatttcgatcaCGTCTCCGTCAGATATAGTTCaagtacatctcttgcactgtgaagatattcactctcattcacccCCTCTTTTTCTACGCGTCACGATAAACTCTATACTACCTGAGTTCCTTCATGGTGTCCAACTTCAATCTAACAAGAGCTGCTTCTTTCTGCTTAATTCTCatggcctcctcctccctctccctcttcagctGGTCGGCCTCCTTCGCTCGCACCGCTTCTTGGTACTTGATCTGATCTCGGATTCTCGACTCGTAGTCCTCCTTGGCCTGGCGAAGAACAAGGTTTTGCCATAGAGGGGATTTAGAGGGGTGGTAAATACACTGTTAAAGGCGATGGAAAAACACGGGGTCACCTCATACAATGATTTGGGGGGTGTGAGAgatcttgtttaaaaaaaaacatatattggctcttgtcttaataataataataataataataataataataataataatgataataaaaataataataataataaacatgaaacggAGTATCATATTTTCAATACATTTTATTTCCTTGCATTGTTAGACACTTCATATATCTAATATCACATTATAGTACTGCGGGGCTTCGGGTAGGTAgacgagaggtgggggaggggagcgtTCAAAGCAGAAATTTGACAAATTTCACACATGGAgaataattactgtaattataaatagatttgcatatatatgtattttttcccaaGAATGTATTTACTGATTTGAGTTCTTAACATAAATGCCACACTGGTCACAGAAGAATATTAAATAGGGGGGAGATGAGACCAGGGTTAGAAGGAATTAGAGGCAGAGTAACTCAATTACCAGTCTCCCGGTAATTGACTCATAGAACCGACTGACAAGGTATTGAGCCCAGAACTATTCTACTGCAGGGACGAGGAGAAACAAAATAATCTAGGCCGTTGTATTTTCAATGAACTTGTCACTTCAACCGTCAGCAATATATAAGCAATTATTCATTTGTAACGTACTTAAAATAACTGATACTGGACACTACAGTACCGGTATTGGTTCTCGGCATTTCGATAATAAAGCGGAAAATACTAGGTATATagtattttaaaaaaaagtaaagaaaaggaaaataggaggcATCGCCCATCTCTTCTACTCTTTTATACAGTAGGAAGACAatcacaaacaggcaaacagcaAATCATAAAATGCGTTGTTGTAAACACAAAAGTGGCGCCAAAGGTTTAAACTGAGAATCGTCAGTTTGGGGGTGAGGGGATTTCTCGACCAATCAGATGAGGCCCTCCCTTtatggggggtgggttgggggaataATATTACATATTAAACAATAAGATGAGGATTTGGTTGAAGATGGGAGGGGATTACTTATCAACAGATCAGCTGTTAATAccttgtatgtatgtgaatatacgtattaatatatgtattcaccAACATTGTCTTCATTGAGTGGGTGGGGCAAGGGGGAATCGGTGTTATCTCTCAACCAATCAGCAAACGATATCGTAGTTGCATAGGGGGGTGGGATCCTTCTCAACCAATCATTGTAGCATATAGTTAGAGGGTAAAGGGACGGGGGGGACGTACGGTATATGAACCAATCAGGTGAGAGTTCCCTCGTTGGGTGAGTGGGTTGGGTCGGCAATCATTGAGTCATAGAAAACGACAATAGTTATGCATAGTTGAGTAGTTATAGGCTATTGTTGGTCCTTAACCACTGTCCTTCCTATTTGCATTACAGAAGAGGACCTATTGTGAGAGAGATTAAAGCATTCGCGGCTTTTGTTATGAAAGTCTTCAAATAttttctgtgtgagtgagtggatgtgtgtgtgagtgaatgtgtgtgtgagtgaatatgtgtgtgtgtgtgtgtgtgtgtgtgtgtgtgtgtgtgtgtgtgtgtgtgtgtgtgtgtgtgtgtgtgtgtgtgtgtgtgtgtgtgtgtgtgtgtgtgtgtgtgtgtgtgtgtgagagagagagagagagagagagagagagagagagagagagagagagagagagagagagagtgtgagagagtgagagagagagagagagagagagagagagagagagagagagagagagagagagagagagagagagagagagagagagagagagtgagagagaatcatTACCAGCATAAAGTCAGTAAATGAGCGTATGttcatatattcgtgtatattccTTTCCCGCATTTTGATCTTgaaaatactaacagtaataacaacaacagtaaaaaaaccactaataacaacaacagtaacaataataataataataataataataataaatcaatgatacaaaaataataaaataataaataaagtaacaacaataataatgataacaataacaacagaaacactaataatgataacaataacaataacaaaaacaaaaaacaaaacatgaacccatatacatataaacataaaactcCCCTACGCCCACGACCCCCCCTCCCGACCTCCACCCACgacctcccctcctaccttcctagCTTTCTCgatctccgccctctccctctccgctgtgATCATCCAGTGGTCGGTGACTTTGAGCAGCTCCTTCTTCTGCGCCACCGCCGCCTCCATCCGGGTCCTCTGGCGCTCCTCCACCTGCTGGCGCCTCTCGCGGGTCACTTGGCCGTCTCGGTCGGCCTTCGAGCGCGCCGCTTCGAGGGCCTTTTGGCGCCACTCGCGTTCCAtctggaggagggggtgaaggggggagtgtgggtgagggaggagtgtaGGGAAGTGGGTGAAGGGGGGAGTGTgggtgaagtgggggggggggtgagggaggagggggtgaaagggggagtgtgggtgaagggagggggtgtgggtgaagcgggagtgtggggaagtgggtgagggaggggtaatgtgggtgagggagggggtgtgggtgaaGGAATGGgtgtgggtgaagggggggggggtgagggagggagtgtgggtgaaggggggggtgagggatggggggggtgaagcgagagtgtggggggggtgaAGCGAGAGTGTGgggaagtgggtgagggagggaaggaagataggtgagggagagggagtgagtgagtgagggaggaatgaagggaaaatgagtgaggaagagaaggagaaagagaatgagggagaaaatgagagaggggccggaaaaaaaaggaaaactgaagaagagagaatgagaaaaaatggaaggaggagaaagggatgaaaaaggagggagagtatgagaagtggaagaaaggggaagaacaagaagggagaatgaagaaaagatgagaaagaaataaaagaataggaagaataagggtgaacaaaatataatgatggaggaagagggggaatgaaggagcgaacgagagagggaaggaagagggagagagggagagaaaataataagagaaggaagaaaaagaatgaaaaatgagtgaagagagagagagaggaatggaggagaaaaatagggagagggtgaatgaggagaggaaacaaaaataaagaaaataagggggaaggataaggataacgAGAGGGGattaaagagggaggaaaggagaaaatgaaagagaggaaaaaaacgaatgtaggagaaaaaaacaaacatgagagggagagaagaagagggagaatgaaggagatagtgagggagaaacCGTGAgacgtaaggaaagaaaagagagcataagaggagagaagaaagggagaatgaggaagaaaatgatgaagaaaattacAGGAGAACATGAGAggcggaaaaagagaaagagagagtacgagacaatgaaagaaaaaaaaactacacgaaGACCTGATCATATAATAAGTCCATATAAGTTCACGGACATATTAAGTACACGCCAATGCACGAACATAATACCCATATATCTACCTCTCCATTGACAACACACCCACCCATAACCTCTTTAAAAACTTAACTTAATTAACAGACGTCGGGGTCCAGGAGTCCAGCCTACAACAACCTTATTCACTGACCACTAGGAGCGTCCACTCACTACCTCATTCATAAATCCACCAGAGGCATTCAGAGCACAGTTTCATTCACAAAAAACGCGTCCACTCACTACCTCATTTACAAATCCACTAGAGGCGTTCATGCAAAATTTCATTCACAAAAAGCGCGTCCACACACTACCTCATTCACAAACCGACTAGAGGCGTCCATTGACAacttcattcacaaaaaaataagatcCACTGACaatattatttacaaatatatatataataaaaaaaaagaaaataataaaaaagactgtACACAACTTCATTCACAAACAGCGCATCCACTGACAacttcattcacaaaaaaataaaatccactgacaatattatttacaaatatatataaatatatataataaaaaaaaaaaagactgtacACAACTTCATTCACAAACGTAACCTCCACCCACAACTTCATTCACAAAAAACGTCGCCTCCACCCACAGCTTCATTCACAAAAACGTCTCCCCCAACTTCCTTCACAAAACCCACCTTCTCCTGCTCCCGGACCTGCCTCAGCTCCTCCCTCCGCTTCCTCTCCTGcaacttcctctcctcgtccttgAGCCACAGCAGCTGCAGGTCGTCCTTGGCCTTCTTCAGCTGGCTTTCCTGCTCCTTCCGCAGCTGCTTTAGTCTCTCCTGCTCCACCGCCTCCGCAACCACCTGCGAGGGAtcgttgtgtaatatatatatatacacacacacatacacacacacacacacacacacacacatatatatatatacacatatatatacatatatatatacatatatatacatatatatatgtatatatatatatatatatatatatatatatatatatgtgtgtgtgtgtgtgtgtgtgtgtgtgtgtgtgtgtgtgtgtgtgtgtgtgtgtgtattatttccaAATTTGGTATTATTCAATACATTCTTAACACAAGCAGGTATACCAGAACATGTTCGGACACACCTACACGCAAAAAGGACACCTAAGCACTTGTACACAGTAATCCAGTCCAGTAAACCTTAGCGCAATCCTTTCCTTTaacaaatcataaataaattgaccccaccctcccccccaaaaggagaaaacaataaataaaataaataaataattatacaaaaatccGACATACCTTCACGTCGTACAATTTATTCCTCTTCAGCTGCTCCTCCTTTCGGATCTCCGCCGCCTCTCGGATCTTCCGCGCTTccacactttctttcttcttcttcatttctctctttatctccgctTCCCTTTTCTCCGCCCGGTATTTCGCGTTCTCTCGGACTGCTATATGGGCTTCCTGTTGGGTTGGggaatgattttatttttgtgtatattttttttctctttctggtctaactctcgttttctgtctctgtatcagaCACAGAAAtatgctgtctctgtctgtctgtctgtctgtgtctgtctgtctgcctgtttgtttgtctgtgtctgtctgtctgtctatctgtcagtctgtctgtgtgtctatcagtcagtcagtcagtctgtctgtctgtctgtctgtctgcctgtctcgctccgtttcgttcgctctctctctctctctctctctctctctctctctctctctctctctctctctctctctctctctctctctctctctctttctttctttctttctttctttctctctctctcttctctttctctccctccctccctcccttcctcccttcctccctccctcccttcccctctccctcctctttccctttccctctccctccctccccctcaacctcgcCCTCGACCTCACCTTCCTCTTGTCCCTGAAATGCTGCACCTTGACCTCCTCCTGCTGTAGTATCTGCTTGGTGAGCGCTTGAGCCGCCAGCAGGTTGACTTCGTGCCGAGCTCTGTCCCTCCGAGCCTCGTCCGCTAGCCCacgccgcctctcctcctccatcatcactgtctgcctctcttcctcctccg
Proteins encoded in this window:
- the LOC125031822 gene encoding cilia- and flagella-associated protein 45-like yields the protein MEQGGVRMIGLASGRRRPFTAPRLGQTPRDPPGIEGATILQRKRGPPPEKVMVVSRDSVRQVRCRSAAATPPAILLSAAQLQAIKEAATMVSAESRARQVQATREATAAALKEQEERRQRHLLLEERHRKRQREEDASALEAWPPGEKKKDVLEEEDRRALQELEREEEVKELRRMVLAAKCHAIREAQILEKQHIKKLEAEEEERQTVMMEEERRRGLADEARRDRARHEVNLLAAQALTKQILQQEEVKVQHFRDKRKEAHIAVRENAKYRAEKREAEIKREMKKKKESVEARKIREAAEIRKEEQLKRNKLYDVKVVAEAVEQERLKQLRKEQESQLKKAKDDLQLLWLKDEERKLQERKRREELRQVREQEKMEREWRQKALEAARSKADRDGQVTRERRQQVEERQRTRMEAAVAQKKELLKVTDHWMITAERERAEIEKARKAKEDYESRIRDQIKYQEAVRAKEADQLKREREEEAMRIKQKEAALVRLKLDTMKELRNMALPEQLIQDLEKKLHISKIDRQTRNNKNRTK